The following are from one region of the Littorina saxatilis isolate snail1 linkage group LG2, US_GU_Lsax_2.0, whole genome shotgun sequence genome:
- the LOC138958767 gene encoding uncharacterized protein translates to MYQSVKKLSTISLKGRTDLWWTYKELTFKLSNPVFFLQPETSDSGTNIGLIVGPLVAILLIGALAGVVGNVLWQRKRKLTVAPEEEEEGAGKEPSNVVDEKKEEPKPQPPAQENQEATPVPATTVDL, encoded by the exons ATGTATCAAAGTGTCAAGAAGCTTTCAACCATTTCTTTGAAAGGCAGAACAGATCTATGGTGGACATATAAGGAGTTAACATTTAAGCTATCAAACCCTGTTTTTTTCTTGCAGCCTGAAACCTCCGACTCTGGAACCAACATCGGGCTGATCGTTGGGCCTCTGGTGGCCATTTTGCTGATTGGAGCTCTGGCGGGTGTAGTGGGAAATGTTCTGTGGCAAAG GAAACGGAAACTGACGGTAGCacccgaagaagaagaagaaggcgcTGGCAA GGAGCCTTCAAATGTTgttgatgaaaaaaaagaagaaccgAAACCTCAGCCACCTgcaca GGAAAATCAGGAGGCAACGCCTGTGCCTGCGACCACTGTGGATCTTTAG